Proteins from one Dermacentor variabilis isolate Ectoservices chromosome 1, ASM5094787v1, whole genome shotgun sequence genomic window:
- the mRpS17 gene encoding mitochondrial ribosomal protein S17, which translates to MAAAASPALFLGKCVSSAVKKTVRVVVTRFELDNFLMAHYKKRTEYEALDANEECEPGDWVLVKELPERLSLRIAHKVEKIVYKNGNIIDPLTGQKCIFTDFVKDVDKESDVFGLSPPYKAFLAAPEVKEISDK; encoded by the exons ATGGCAGCAGCTGCATCGCCTGCGCTCTTTCTTGGAAAGTGTGTTTCATCGGCAGTGAAGAAGACTGTTCGAGTTGTTGTTACGCGGTTCGAGCTAGACAATTTTCTGATGGCG CATTATAAAAAGAGGACAGAATACGAGGCGCTGGATGCCAATGAGGAGTGTGAACCTGGTGACTgggtcctcgtcaaa GAACTACCAGAACGTCTCAGCCTGAGGATTGCCCACAAAGTGGAAAAAATTGTCTACAAGAATGGCAACATTATTGATCCTCTAACAGGCCAGAAATGCATTTTTACAGATTTTGTGAAAGATGTTGACAAGGAAAGTGATGTCTTTGGATTGAGTCCACCGTACAAGGCTTTCCTTGCTGCACCCGAAGTGAAAGAAATATCGGATAAATGA